The following coding sequences are from one Nicotiana tomentosiformis chromosome 3, ASM39032v3, whole genome shotgun sequence window:
- the LOC117274482 gene encoding uncharacterized protein — protein MELEERYGQLSGIRVYRVKKERASISQGSMRFPEYYVRMKSVWDELSTLTVHTDSHWTCGGSRLDIQKREENQRFYQFLMGLNNSYSNARTNLLTTGPFSTINKAYSLLVNNERQREIQHPLSYFSLESASFSVGVSRSTFHPKTTFDPRRPNVVYSYCNKPGIQWRNVIRNMDFPQTSSSPTVIKGLLPLSILS, from the coding sequence ATGGAATTGGAAGAGAGGTATGGTCAGCTAAGTGGAATTAGGGTTTATCGGGTAAAAAAGGAACGTGCCTCAATCTCTCAGGGCTCAATGAGGTTTCCTGAGTATTATGTAAGGATGAAAAGTGTTTGGGACGAACTCAGCACATTGACTGTTCATACGGATTCTCACTGGACTTGTGGGGGTAGTAGACTGGATATTCAAAAACGTGAGGAGAATCAAAGGTTCTACCAATTTCTGATGGGTTTGAATAATAGTTATTCCAATGCTAGGACTAATCTGCTTACGACGGGTCCCTTCTCTACTATTAACAAGGCCTACTCTCTTCTGGTGAATAATGAGCGACAACGAGAAATTCAACATCCTCTTTCCTACTTCAGCTTAGAATCTGCTTCATTCTCGGTGGGGGTCTCAAGATCTACTTTTCATCCTAAGACCACCTTTGATCCCAGGAGGCCTAATGTGGTATATAGCTACTGCAACAAACCTGGCATACAATGGAGAAATGTAATAAGAAACATGGATTTCCCCCAAACTTCAAGTTCACCAACAGTAATAAAAGGGTTGCTGCCATTGTCCATACTGAGCTAG
- the LOC138907408 gene encoding uncharacterized protein codes for MGQLSQALNIHPKGALPSDTVVNPKGGNNTGHNMVVTTRSGKGGDAPTSSQRKLVDDEQVVQEDETPNNVVQANDEVRIDIDDNVEEAREEVNPSRDHIVDIPEPVVQKAKAPMPRPPPPYPQSLAKQNGENQFKTFINMMKSLSINVTLVEALEKIPGYAKFMKDLVTKKRSMNFETIKLTHQMSEIVHSIASKLEDPDAFTIPCTIGSAEFAKVLSDLGASINLMPYSIFKTLGIKQPRPISMRLQMVDRTIKRPLGVIENVLVHVDKFILPADFVILDCEVDYEVLIILGRPFLATGKALVDVEARELTFRVDDEKVVFHVCKFMRQPNSKEVCSFEDLVTNVIVDTLEVVLLNFYDDEMDGFMECVNSLQGMGSYTYEPRKLSLDLENSTNPPTKHSVKEPLILELKPLPPRLWYEFLGPSSTLPVIVFNCLTNV; via the coding sequence atggggcaactTTCTCAAGCCCTAAATAtccatcctaagggggcactaccaagtgacacggtagtaaacccaaagggtgggaacaacacgggacataaCATGGTCGTtactacaaggagtggaaaaggtggggatgcacccacctcaagtcaaagaaaacttgtggatgatgagcaagtggttcaagaagatgagacCCCGAataatgtggtgcaagcaaatgatgaagtgcggattgatatcGATGACAATGTGGAAGAAGCTcgagaggaagtgaacccgtctagggatcacattgttgacatacctgaaccggtagtgcaaaaggctaaggcaccaatgcctaggcctcctcctccatatcctcaaagtcttgccaagcaaaatggcgagaatcaattcaaaacgtTCATTAacatgatgaagagtctatcAATCAATGTGACATTGGTTGAGGCCTTGGAGAAAattcccggttatgcaaagtttatgaaggatttagtgacaaagaagcggtcgatgaattttgaaactataaaACTGACTCATCAAATGAGTGAAATTGTGCATTCAATCGCTTccaagttggaggatcccgacgctttcacgattccttgtacaattggaagtgccgagtttgcaaaagTTCTtagtgatcttggggcaagtattaatttgatgccctattcgatttttAAGACTTTGGGAATAAAgcaaccaagacccatatctatgagattacaaatggtcgATCGTACCATAAAGAGaccattgggagtgattgaaaatgtattggttcatgttgataaattcattcttccagcagattttgtcattcttgattgtgaggttgattatgaggtattgattattcttggtagaccttttcttgctacggggaaggctctagTTGATGTTGAAGCCAGAGAACTTACCTTCCGGGTTGAtgatgaaaaagtggttttccatgtgtgtaagttcATGAGGCAACCCAATAGCAAAGAGGTGTGTTCTTTCGAGGACTTGGTGACCAATGTGATTGTAGATACATTGGaggtcgtcttgctcaacttttatgatgacgagatggatggattcatggaatgtgtgaactctttgcaaggaatggggtcgtacacttatgaaccccgcaaattgtccttggatcttgaaaatagcaCAAATCCTCCTACAAAACATTCAGTTAAAGAGCCTCTTATCTTAGAGTTGAAGCCATTACCTCCACGTctttggtatgaatttcttggcccttcttctactttaccggttattgtTTTCaattgtttgactaacgtgtag